The genomic segment TCGCCTGTGCCCAGAGTACATGGCTGGAACTACTCGAAGTGCAACCGGAAGGCAAGAAGCCCATGGCTGCCGCGGAGTTTCTGCGGGGCCATTCGAACGCGTCGGGCATGCGGCTGGGCTGAGTCATGGCGCAGGTCTCCCCAGCGCGCAAAGCTGCATTTTTCATCCTGCTGGCAGTCGATCGGGGCGAACGCCATTCGGACGATCTGCTGCGTGCGCAGTCGCTTTCGAAGCTCTCCGCGGTTGATCGCAATCTCGCAACGGCCCTCGTGCTCGGGGTATTGCGCTGGCAGATTGCGCTGGATGCTGCTGTGCGTCCGCTGTTGAAGAAACCGAATGCAAGGCTCGATGTCGAAGTGCTGATCGCGCTGCGCTTGGGCGCATTCCAACTGCTCCAGATGGATCGCATTCCGGCACGTGCGGCGATTGACGAAAGCGTGGAACTGGTTAAGCAGGCCGGTCACCGATTTGCATCGGGCATGGTGAATGCCGTGCTGCGCAAGCTGGCTGCGGGTGGGAAGAAGACTGCCGATGCGACCAGCGCGTACCCACAATGGATGGTTGAGCGCTGGACTCAAACATTTGGCGAGGACACGGCGTGCGAAGTATGCCGTCTTGGACAGGCCCAGCCGGTGATTGGGGTGCGGGTAGCCGATGCGCCCGTCGAGCAAGAACTGGCCACAGCAGGCGTCGAACTTGTGCCGGGATCTCTGTTGAGCCGGGCGCGGATCGTTCTGGCGGGAGACATTACGACTACGAGCGCATTTCGCGAAGGCCGGACTCGCGTTCAGGACGAGGGCTCGCAACTCATAGGTGAAATTGCGGGCACCGGAACGGCGATCCTGG from the Occallatibacter riparius genome contains:
- a CDS encoding transcription antitermination factor NusB encodes the protein MAQVSPARKAAFFILLAVDRGERHSDDLLRAQSLSKLSAVDRNLATALVLGVLRWQIALDAAVRPLLKKPNARLDVEVLIALRLGAFQLLQMDRIPARAAIDESVELVKQAGHRFASGMVNAVLRKLAAGGKKTADATSAYPQWMVERWTQTFGEDTACEVCRLGQAQPVIGVRVADAPVEQELATAGVELVPGSLLSRARIVLAGDITTTSAFREGRTRVQDEGSQLIGEIAGTGTAILDCCAAPGGKTLVLAERNPEARIVACEVSEPRLHALRERLSPLGGRIECRLADATHLPFEAEFDLVLADVPCTGTGTLGRNPEIRHRLVEGDFARQAERQKEILASALRAVLPAGRVAYSTCSLEPEENEQVIAAVLGATASARLTPMQARLEEMEREGILISGAAAKLNQCVTPAGYLRLRPGQFGTDGFFVALIEKM